A genomic segment from Rickettsia endosymbiont of Lasioglossum villosulum encodes:
- the pgsA gene encoding CDP-diacylglycerol--glycerol-3-phosphate 3-phosphatidyltransferase: MKIDKNLPNYLTIARIAAIPVIILTFYVNSPLARILGALLFVLASITDFFDGYIARKYNLVTSFGKMLDPIADKLLVGCVIIMLLKKSDVDEIPCLLILAREFLVSGLREFLALVKVSVPVSTLAKTKTFLQMFALSILVLGSKGSNIIYLDLVGEIILWIAAFLTIITGYSYFKACKKYF; the protein is encoded by the coding sequence ATGAAAATTGATAAAAATTTACCTAACTATTTGACGATTGCCCGAATAGCTGCAATTCCAGTTATTATACTAACATTTTATGTTAATAGCCCTCTTGCCCGCATACTTGGAGCTTTACTATTTGTGCTAGCTAGTATTACGGATTTTTTTGATGGTTATATTGCAAGAAAATATAACTTGGTTACAAGTTTTGGTAAAATGCTCGACCCTATTGCTGATAAATTATTAGTCGGCTGTGTTATTATAATGTTATTGAAGAAAAGTGATGTAGATGAAATTCCTTGTTTATTGATATTGGCAAGAGAGTTTTTAGTTAGCGGTCTTCGAGAATTTTTAGCATTAGTTAAAGTTAGTGTTCCTGTCTCAACACTTGCAAAAACTAAAACCTTTTTACAAATGTTTGCTTTATCAATATTAGTATTAGGCTCAAAAGGTTCTAATATTATCTATCTTGATTTAGTTGGAGAAATAATTTTATGGATTGCAGCTTTTTTAACAATCATAACTGGTTATTCTTACTTTAAAGCATGTAAGAAATATTTTTAA